The following proteins come from a genomic window of Meles meles chromosome 1, mMelMel3.1 paternal haplotype, whole genome shotgun sequence:
- the CELF3 gene encoding CUGBP Elav-like family member 3 isoform X3, which yields MKEPDAIKLFVGQIPRHLEEKDLKPIFEQFGRIFELTVIKDKYTGLHKGCAFLTYCARDSALKAQSALHEQKTLPGMNRPIQVKPADSESRGEDRKLFVGMLGKQQTDEDVRKMFEPFGTIDECTVLRGPDGTSKGCAFVKFQTHAEAQAAINTLHSSRTLPGASSSLVVKFADTEKERGLRRMQQVATQLGMFSPIALQFGAYSAYTQALMQQQAALVAAHSAYLSPMATMAAVQMQHMAAINANGLIATPITPSSAQSPAAPVDPLQQAYAGMQHYTAYPAAYSLVAPAFPQPPPTLVAQQPPPPPQQQQQQQQQQQQQQQQQQQQQQQQQQREGPDGCNIFIYHLPQEFTDSEILQMFVPFGHVISAKVFVDRATNQSKCFGFVSFDNPASAQAAIQAMNGFQIGMKRLKVQLKRPKDANRPY from the exons ATGAAGGAGCCGGATGCCATCAAGCTGTTTGTGGGGCAGATCCCGAGGCATCTGGAGGAAAAGGACCTGAAGCCCATCTTCGAACAGTTTGGTCGGATCTTCGAGCTGACTGTCATCAAGGACAAGTACACCGGGCTGCACAAGG gATGTGCCTTCCTGACATACTGTGCCCGCGATTCAGCCCTGAAGGCCCAGAGCGCCCTGCACGAACAGAAGACGCTTCCAGGG aTGAACAGGCCGATCCAGGTCAAGCCGGCCGACAGCGAGAGCCGAGGAG AAGACCGGAAGCTCTTTGTGGGGATGCTAGGGAAGCAGCAGACAGATGAGGACGTCAGGAAGATGTTCGAGCCTTTTGGGACCATAGACGAGTGCACTGTGCTCCGGGGGCCAGATGGCACCAGCAAAG GCTGCGCCTTTGTCAAGTTCCAGACCCACGCTGAGGCCCAGGCAGCCATCAACACCCTTCACAGCAGCCGGACCCTGCCG GGTGCCTCATCCAGCCTGGTGGTGAAGTTTGCCGACACAGAGAAGGAGCGCGGTCTCCGCCGCATGCAGCAGGTGGCTACCCAGCTGGGCATGTTCAGCCCCATCGCCCTGCAATTTGGAGCCTACAGCGCCTACACCCAGGCC ctgATGCAGCAGCAGGCAGCCCTGGTGGCGGCTCACAGTGCCTACCTCAGCCCCATGGCCACCATGGCCGCCGTGCAGATGCAGCACATGGCCGCCATCAATGCCAATGGCCTCATCGCCACCCCCATCACCCCATCCTCAG cccagagccccgcGGCACCTGTGGACCCCCTGCAGCAGGCCTACGCAGGGATGCAGCACTACACAG CCTACCCAGCAGCCTACAGCCTGGTCGCACCTGCGTTCCCGCAGCCTCCCCCAACCCTGGTCGCCCAGcagcccccacctcctccccagcaacagcagcagcagcagcagcagcagcagcagcagcagcagcagcagcaacagcagcagcagcagcagcagcagcgggaaG GCCCTGACGGCTGCAACATCTTCATCTACCACCTGCCCCAGGAGTTCACGGACTCAGAGATCCTCCAGATGTTCGTCCCCTTCGGCCACGTCATCTCAGCCAAAGTCTTTGTTGACCGGGCCACCAATCAGAGCAAGTGTTTTG GCTTTGTGAGTTTCGACAATCCGGCCAGTGCCCAGGCTGCTATCCAGGCCATGAACGGTTTCCAGATTGGCATGAAGCGCCTCAAAGTCCAGCTAAAGCGGCCTAAGGATGCCAACCGGCCCTACTGA
- the RIIAD1 gene encoding RIIa domain-containing protein 1 has product MATLQGGLLGPDPGALSPAQQEQLRNFKIQTRIANEKYLRTHKEVELLISGFFREMFLKRPDNIQEFSADYFTDPRLPNKIHMQLIKEKKAA; this is encoded by the exons ATGGCGACGCTACAGGGTGGGCTTCTGGGGCCGGACCCCGGGGCGCTGAGCCCCGCGCAACAGGAGCAGCTGCGCAACTTCAAG ATTCAGACTCGGATTGCTAATGAAAAGTACCTGAGGACCCACAAAGAAGTAGAGTTGCTCATAAGTGGTTTCTTCAG agaaatgtttttgaaaagacCAGACAACATCCAAGAATTTTCTGCAG ACTATTTCACGGATCCAAGACTTCCCAACAAGATTCACATGCAGCTAATTAAGGAGAAGAAAGCGGCTTAA
- the CELF3 gene encoding CUGBP Elav-like family member 3 isoform X1: protein MKEPDAIKLFVGQIPRHLEEKDLKPIFEQFGRIFELTVIKDKYTGLHKGCAFLTYCARDSALKAQSALHEQKTLPGMNRPIQVKPADSESRGEDRKLFVGMLGKQQTDEDVRKMFEPFGTIDECTVLRGPDGTSKGCAFVKFQTHAEAQAAINTLHSSRTLPGASSSLVVKFADTEKERGLRRMQQVATQLGMFSPIALQFGAYSAYTQALMQQQAALVAAHSAYLSPMATMAAVQMQHMAAINANGLIATPITPSSGTSTPPAIAATPVSAIPAALGVNGYSPVPTQPTGQPAPDALYPNGVHPYPAQSPAAPVDPLQQAYAGMQHYTAYPAAYSLVAPAFPQPPPTLVAQQPPPPPQQQQQQQQQQQQQQQQQQQQQQQQQQREGPDGCNIFIYHLPQEFTDSEILQMFVPFGHVISAKVFVDRATNQSKCFGFVSFDNPASAQAAIQAMNGFQIGMKRLKVQLKRPKDANRPY, encoded by the exons ATGAAGGAGCCGGATGCCATCAAGCTGTTTGTGGGGCAGATCCCGAGGCATCTGGAGGAAAAGGACCTGAAGCCCATCTTCGAACAGTTTGGTCGGATCTTCGAGCTGACTGTCATCAAGGACAAGTACACCGGGCTGCACAAGG gATGTGCCTTCCTGACATACTGTGCCCGCGATTCAGCCCTGAAGGCCCAGAGCGCCCTGCACGAACAGAAGACGCTTCCAGGG aTGAACAGGCCGATCCAGGTCAAGCCGGCCGACAGCGAGAGCCGAGGAG AAGACCGGAAGCTCTTTGTGGGGATGCTAGGGAAGCAGCAGACAGATGAGGACGTCAGGAAGATGTTCGAGCCTTTTGGGACCATAGACGAGTGCACTGTGCTCCGGGGGCCAGATGGCACCAGCAAAG GCTGCGCCTTTGTCAAGTTCCAGACCCACGCTGAGGCCCAGGCAGCCATCAACACCCTTCACAGCAGCCGGACCCTGCCG GGTGCCTCATCCAGCCTGGTGGTGAAGTTTGCCGACACAGAGAAGGAGCGCGGTCTCCGCCGCATGCAGCAGGTGGCTACCCAGCTGGGCATGTTCAGCCCCATCGCCCTGCAATTTGGAGCCTACAGCGCCTACACCCAGGCC ctgATGCAGCAGCAGGCAGCCCTGGTGGCGGCTCACAGTGCCTACCTCAGCCCCATGGCCACCATGGCCGCCGTGCAGATGCAGCACATGGCCGCCATCAATGCCAATGGCCTCATCGCCACCCCCATCACCCCATCCTCAG GAACCAGCACCCCTCCTGCCATCGCCGCCACGCCCGTCTCGGCAATCCCTGCTGCCCTGGGCGTCAACGGCTACAGCCCCGTGCCCACCCAGCCCACCGGGCAACCTGCCCCTGATGCTCTGTATCCCAACGGGGTTCACCCCTACCCAG cccagagccccgcGGCACCTGTGGACCCCCTGCAGCAGGCCTACGCAGGGATGCAGCACTACACAG CCTACCCAGCAGCCTACAGCCTGGTCGCACCTGCGTTCCCGCAGCCTCCCCCAACCCTGGTCGCCCAGcagcccccacctcctccccagcaacagcagcagcagcagcagcagcagcagcagcagcagcagcagcagcaacagcagcagcagcagcagcagcagcgggaaG GCCCTGACGGCTGCAACATCTTCATCTACCACCTGCCCCAGGAGTTCACGGACTCAGAGATCCTCCAGATGTTCGTCCCCTTCGGCCACGTCATCTCAGCCAAAGTCTTTGTTGACCGGGCCACCAATCAGAGCAAGTGTTTTG GCTTTGTGAGTTTCGACAATCCGGCCAGTGCCCAGGCTGCTATCCAGGCCATGAACGGTTTCCAGATTGGCATGAAGCGCCTCAAAGTCCAGCTAAAGCGGCCTAAGGATGCCAACCGGCCCTACTGA
- the CELF3 gene encoding CUGBP Elav-like family member 3 isoform X2, which translates to MKEPDAIKLFVGQIPRHLEEKDLKPIFEQFGRIFELTVIKDKYTGLHKGCAFLTYCARDSALKAQSALHEQKTLPGMNRPIQVKPADSESRGDRKLFVGMLGKQQTDEDVRKMFEPFGTIDECTVLRGPDGTSKGCAFVKFQTHAEAQAAINTLHSSRTLPGASSSLVVKFADTEKERGLRRMQQVATQLGMFSPIALQFGAYSAYTQALMQQQAALVAAHSAYLSPMATMAAVQMQHMAAINANGLIATPITPSSGTSTPPAIAATPVSAIPAALGVNGYSPVPTQPTGQPAPDALYPNGVHPYPAQSPAAPVDPLQQAYAGMQHYTAYPAAYSLVAPAFPQPPPTLVAQQPPPPPQQQQQQQQQQQQQQQQQQQQQQQQQQREGPDGCNIFIYHLPQEFTDSEILQMFVPFGHVISAKVFVDRATNQSKCFGFVSFDNPASAQAAIQAMNGFQIGMKRLKVQLKRPKDANRPY; encoded by the exons ATGAAGGAGCCGGATGCCATCAAGCTGTTTGTGGGGCAGATCCCGAGGCATCTGGAGGAAAAGGACCTGAAGCCCATCTTCGAACAGTTTGGTCGGATCTTCGAGCTGACTGTCATCAAGGACAAGTACACCGGGCTGCACAAGG gATGTGCCTTCCTGACATACTGTGCCCGCGATTCAGCCCTGAAGGCCCAGAGCGCCCTGCACGAACAGAAGACGCTTCCAGGG aTGAACAGGCCGATCCAGGTCAAGCCGGCCGACAGCGAGAGCCGAGGAG ACCGGAAGCTCTTTGTGGGGATGCTAGGGAAGCAGCAGACAGATGAGGACGTCAGGAAGATGTTCGAGCCTTTTGGGACCATAGACGAGTGCACTGTGCTCCGGGGGCCAGATGGCACCAGCAAAG GCTGCGCCTTTGTCAAGTTCCAGACCCACGCTGAGGCCCAGGCAGCCATCAACACCCTTCACAGCAGCCGGACCCTGCCG GGTGCCTCATCCAGCCTGGTGGTGAAGTTTGCCGACACAGAGAAGGAGCGCGGTCTCCGCCGCATGCAGCAGGTGGCTACCCAGCTGGGCATGTTCAGCCCCATCGCCCTGCAATTTGGAGCCTACAGCGCCTACACCCAGGCC ctgATGCAGCAGCAGGCAGCCCTGGTGGCGGCTCACAGTGCCTACCTCAGCCCCATGGCCACCATGGCCGCCGTGCAGATGCAGCACATGGCCGCCATCAATGCCAATGGCCTCATCGCCACCCCCATCACCCCATCCTCAG GAACCAGCACCCCTCCTGCCATCGCCGCCACGCCCGTCTCGGCAATCCCTGCTGCCCTGGGCGTCAACGGCTACAGCCCCGTGCCCACCCAGCCCACCGGGCAACCTGCCCCTGATGCTCTGTATCCCAACGGGGTTCACCCCTACCCAG cccagagccccgcGGCACCTGTGGACCCCCTGCAGCAGGCCTACGCAGGGATGCAGCACTACACAG CCTACCCAGCAGCCTACAGCCTGGTCGCACCTGCGTTCCCGCAGCCTCCCCCAACCCTGGTCGCCCAGcagcccccacctcctccccagcaacagcagcagcagcagcagcagcagcagcagcagcagcagcagcagcaacagcagcagcagcagcagcagcagcgggaaG GCCCTGACGGCTGCAACATCTTCATCTACCACCTGCCCCAGGAGTTCACGGACTCAGAGATCCTCCAGATGTTCGTCCCCTTCGGCCACGTCATCTCAGCCAAAGTCTTTGTTGACCGGGCCACCAATCAGAGCAAGTGTTTTG GCTTTGTGAGTTTCGACAATCCGGCCAGTGCCCAGGCTGCTATCCAGGCCATGAACGGTTTCCAGATTGGCATGAAGCGCCTCAAAGTCCAGCTAAAGCGGCCTAAGGATGCCAACCGGCCCTACTGA
- the CELF3 gene encoding CUGBP Elav-like family member 3 isoform X4, translating to MNRPIQVKPADSESRGEDRKLFVGMLGKQQTDEDVRKMFEPFGTIDECTVLRGPDGTSKGCAFVKFQTHAEAQAAINTLHSSRTLPGASSSLVVKFADTEKERGLRRMQQVATQLGMFSPIALQFGAYSAYTQALMQQQAALVAAHSAYLSPMATMAAVQMQHMAAINANGLIATPITPSSGTSTPPAIAATPVSAIPAALGVNGYSPVPTQPTGQPAPDALYPNGVHPYPAQSPAAPVDPLQQAYAGMQHYTAYPAAYSLVAPAFPQPPPTLVAQQPPPPPQQQQQQQQQQQQQQQQQQQQQQQQQQREGPDGCNIFIYHLPQEFTDSEILQMFVPFGHVISAKVFVDRATNQSKCFGFVSFDNPASAQAAIQAMNGFQIGMKRLKVQLKRPKDANRPY from the exons aTGAACAGGCCGATCCAGGTCAAGCCGGCCGACAGCGAGAGCCGAGGAG AAGACCGGAAGCTCTTTGTGGGGATGCTAGGGAAGCAGCAGACAGATGAGGACGTCAGGAAGATGTTCGAGCCTTTTGGGACCATAGACGAGTGCACTGTGCTCCGGGGGCCAGATGGCACCAGCAAAG GCTGCGCCTTTGTCAAGTTCCAGACCCACGCTGAGGCCCAGGCAGCCATCAACACCCTTCACAGCAGCCGGACCCTGCCG GGTGCCTCATCCAGCCTGGTGGTGAAGTTTGCCGACACAGAGAAGGAGCGCGGTCTCCGCCGCATGCAGCAGGTGGCTACCCAGCTGGGCATGTTCAGCCCCATCGCCCTGCAATTTGGAGCCTACAGCGCCTACACCCAGGCC ctgATGCAGCAGCAGGCAGCCCTGGTGGCGGCTCACAGTGCCTACCTCAGCCCCATGGCCACCATGGCCGCCGTGCAGATGCAGCACATGGCCGCCATCAATGCCAATGGCCTCATCGCCACCCCCATCACCCCATCCTCAG GAACCAGCACCCCTCCTGCCATCGCCGCCACGCCCGTCTCGGCAATCCCTGCTGCCCTGGGCGTCAACGGCTACAGCCCCGTGCCCACCCAGCCCACCGGGCAACCTGCCCCTGATGCTCTGTATCCCAACGGGGTTCACCCCTACCCAG cccagagccccgcGGCACCTGTGGACCCCCTGCAGCAGGCCTACGCAGGGATGCAGCACTACACAG CCTACCCAGCAGCCTACAGCCTGGTCGCACCTGCGTTCCCGCAGCCTCCCCCAACCCTGGTCGCCCAGcagcccccacctcctccccagcaacagcagcagcagcagcagcagcagcagcagcagcagcagcagcagcaacagcagcagcagcagcagcagcagcgggaaG GCCCTGACGGCTGCAACATCTTCATCTACCACCTGCCCCAGGAGTTCACGGACTCAGAGATCCTCCAGATGTTCGTCCCCTTCGGCCACGTCATCTCAGCCAAAGTCTTTGTTGACCGGGCCACCAATCAGAGCAAGTGTTTTG GCTTTGTGAGTTTCGACAATCCGGCCAGTGCCCAGGCTGCTATCCAGGCCATGAACGGTTTCCAGATTGGCATGAAGCGCCTCAAAGTCCAGCTAAAGCGGCCTAAGGATGCCAACCGGCCCTACTGA